Proteins co-encoded in one Candidatus Zixiibacteriota bacterium genomic window:
- a CDS encoding YIP1 family protein — translation MIKYCRNCGKMAEADGEIKFCPHCGASMEEPLTPDEKQSEIPPERETLIYKAPDETENKYILWEDRSKLGFISSLFETWKESVFNPTRFYRKMPATGGIGNPLLYGLIFGFIGLVFSMVYQQFFSQLFDPSPWYQYMGQDFDRDLYDFSRQMESISHLFQIVLFPFMLTAWFFIWAGILHLIMTIFNWKSESFEATFRIITYSEGPSFFAIVPVIGSLIAIIWQLVLVIIGLKEVHKNDIGKAILIVFLPLILCCLCCCGFSTFLFGLIGASN, via the coding sequence ATGATTAAATACTGCCGCAACTGCGGTAAGATGGCTGAAGCTGATGGCGAGATAAAATTCTGTCCTCATTGCGGCGCCTCAATGGAAGAGCCGCTTACGCCCGATGAAAAGCAAAGCGAAATACCGCCTGAACGGGAAACGTTGATTTATAAAGCGCCTGATGAAACCGAAAACAAATATATACTCTGGGAAGACAGGTCAAAACTCGGTTTTATTAGCTCACTTTTTGAAACCTGGAAAGAAAGCGTTTTTAATCCGACTCGTTTTTATCGCAAGATGCCGGCAACCGGCGGTATTGGCAATCCCCTGTTATACGGACTGATTTTTGGATTTATAGGGCTTGTATTTAGCATGGTTTACCAGCAGTTTTTTAGTCAATTATTCGACCCCTCACCATGGTACCAATATATGGGGCAAGATTTCGATAGAGATTTATACGATTTTTCACGTCAAATGGAATCAATCTCACATTTGTTTCAAATTGTATTATTTCCCTTTATGCTTACCGCCTGGTTTTTTATATGGGCGGGCATTCTGCATCTAATCATGACTATATTTAATTGGAAAAGTGAAAGCTTTGAAGCCACCTTTCGTATAATTACATATTCGGAGGGACCGTCATTTTTTGCGATTGTACCGGTTATTGGCAGTTTGATTGCCATAATCTGGCAATTGGTTCTTGTGATTATCGGCCTTAAAGAAGTTCATAAAAACGATATAGGCAAAGCTATCCTCATTGTGTTTTTGCCATTGATATTGTGCTGTCTATGCTGCTGCGGTTTTTCAACATTCCTTTTCGGCCTAATTGGCGCGTCTAATTGA
- the deoC gene encoding deoxyribose-phosphate aldolase → MKLASYIDHTLLSPIATNKQVETLCGEAIEHGFASVCVHPYYVPLCKECIGSNNIAICTVVGFPFGANNNLTKIFEASQAIQDGATEIDIVMNLPAFKNGDSEAVYSDILSIKAICKEYIVKVIIETAYLSKQAKIDACRICIDAGADFVKTSTGYGPTGATVDDVVLLKDTAAGAIKVKAAGGIKTRAFAKQLIQAGADRLGTSSAMAIIKG, encoded by the coding sequence ATGAAATTAGCATCGTATATAGACCACACACTGCTTAGCCCGATAGCGACAAATAAGCAGGTGGAAACATTATGCGGCGAAGCGATTGAGCATGGCTTTGCCTCGGTTTGCGTTCATCCCTATTATGTGCCGTTATGCAAAGAATGTATTGGCAGTAATAATATTGCCATTTGCACGGTTGTCGGTTTTCCTTTCGGGGCGAACAATAATTTGACAAAAATATTTGAAGCAAGCCAGGCTATTCAAGATGGCGCAACTGAAATCGATATAGTAATGAATCTGCCTGCATTTAAAAACGGGGATTCCGAAGCTGTTTATAGCGATATTCTAAGTATCAAAGCAATATGTAAAGAATATATTGTAAAGGTGATTATCGAAACCGCTTATCTCAGCAAGCAGGCAAAAATCGATGCCTGCCGTATTTGTATCGATGCCGGCGCAGATTTTGTGAAGACATCAACCGGGTACGGACCAACTGGCGCAACTGTCGATGATGTGGTGCTGCTTAAGGATACTGCCGCAGGGGCAATCAAAGTGAAAGCGGCCGGAGGCATCAAAACCCGCGCTTTTGCCAAGCAGTTGATACAAGCTGGCGCCGACAGGCTTGGCACCTCATCGGCGATGGCGATAATCAAGGGCTAA
- a CDS encoding phosphopentomutase — translation MIKYKRICLIILDACGVGELPDAADYGDAGSNTIGNCAKAVGGLNMPNMADMGLGNIIPIEGVPPSDKPKACYGKMAEQSVGKDSTVGHWELAGIISKKPFPVYPDGFPDKIIEEFKMLTGHGILGNIPASGTEIIAKLGEKHIKTGDLIVYTSADSVFQIAAHTDVVPLDKLYHYCQFARDMLVGENAVARVIARPFTGKPGAFVRTSDRKDFSVAPPVDTILDKLKNAGYDVVTIGKVDYLFAGKGITRANHTKSNEHGIKVIISQLAEDFKGLLFANLVDFDMLWGHRNNYVDFAKGLEYFDSNLPRIISSLKNDDLLIITADHGCDPTTVSTDHSREYVPLIAYSPSFEDIGGNLGIRKTFADLASTIAEIFNIENFSESISFASELK, via the coding sequence ATGATAAAATATAAAAGAATTTGCCTGATTATCCTTGATGCCTGCGGAGTGGGCGAGCTTCCGGATGCCGCTGACTATGGCGATGCCGGCTCGAATACTATCGGCAATTGCGCCAAGGCAGTCGGCGGATTGAACATGCCTAATATGGCTGATATGGGTTTGGGTAATATTATACCCATCGAGGGCGTGCCTCCATCCGATAAACCTAAAGCCTGCTATGGCAAAATGGCTGAACAATCTGTCGGTAAGGATTCTACCGTAGGCCATTGGGAACTGGCCGGCATTATCAGCAAAAAACCTTTTCCTGTCTATCCCGATGGTTTCCCTGATAAAATAATCGAGGAATTTAAAATGCTGACAGGCCACGGGATATTGGGCAATATCCCAGCCTCGGGAACGGAGATTATCGCCAAGCTTGGAGAAAAGCATATTAAAACGGGCGACCTAATTGTATATACCTCCGCCGATTCGGTTTTTCAAATTGCCGCTCATACCGATGTTGTGCCTTTGGATAAACTGTACCATTATTGCCAGTTTGCTCGTGATATGCTGGTGGGCGAAAATGCGGTAGCGAGAGTGATTGCCCGTCCGTTTACCGGCAAGCCGGGCGCGTTTGTCAGAACATCGGACAGGAAGGATTTTTCGGTTGCGCCGCCGGTTGATACAATTCTCGACAAACTGAAAAATGCGGGTTATGATGTCGTTACTATCGGCAAGGTGGATTATCTTTTCGCCGGCAAGGGGATAACTCGCGCTAATCATACTAAATCAAACGAGCACGGCATCAAGGTTATTATCAGCCAGCTTGCGGAGGATTTCAAGGGGTTGTTGTTTGCCAATCTTGTTGATTTCGATATGCTGTGGGGACATCGAAACAACTATGTCGATTTCGCCAAGGGTCTCGAATATTTTGACAGCAATTTGCCCCGCATAATATCGAGTTTAAAGAATGACGATTTACTGATAATCACCGCCGACCATGGCTGCGACCCGACAACTGTCTCGACAGACCATTCCCGCGAGTATGTGCCATTGATAGCGTATTCGCCATCGTTTGAAGATATCGGCGGCAATCTCGGCATCAGAAAAACATTTGCCGATTTAGCCTCCACTATAGCCGAGATATTTAACATAGAAAATTTTAGTGAAAGCATAAGCTTTGCGAGTGAATTAAAATGA
- a CDS encoding DUF2752 domain-containing protein, which produces MNLKVIKGKHPLSIHVVWMILIIGALAMYRFRPPSTCLFHNLTGVPCLSCGVTRAVGAFFSGEFISMLCFNPLAVLFCAALFFFSLFKLVEYIFRFKLRIDVSSKISLAVRVTVIFLVAANWLFLIAAGR; this is translated from the coding sequence ATGAACTTAAAAGTTATCAAGGGCAAACATCCCCTGTCAATTCATGTCGTCTGGATGATATTAATAATCGGCGCTTTGGCAATGTATCGCTTTAGGCCGCCGTCAACCTGCCTTTTCCATAACCTAACCGGCGTTCCCTGTTTAAGCTGCGGAGTAACGCGCGCTGTAGGGGCGTTCTTTTCGGGCGAATTTATCAGCATGCTTTGTTTCAACCCGTTAGCTGTACTATTTTGTGCGGCTTTGTTTTTTTTCTCGCTTTTTAAACTTGTAGAATATATATTTCGTTTTAAGCTTAGAATAGATGTAAGCAGTAAAATCTCTTTGGCGGTCAGGGTAACTGTGATATTCTTAGTCGCGGCAAACTGGCTTTTTTTAATTGCAGCTGGACGATGA
- the cdd gene encoding cytidine deaminase has protein sequence MNDDELILAAKNVQPNAYAPYSQFKVGAALLGDDGSAYTGVNVENASYGITVCAERGAIAKAVSEGCNKFVKIAVYTDCSPPATPCGVCRQMLFEFAPDLQIICANNKNEINRYSMKQLLPEAFRKRGR, from the coding sequence ATGAATGATGATGAACTGATTTTAGCCGCCAAGAATGTCCAGCCAAACGCCTATGCTCCCTATTCGCAGTTTAAAGTAGGCGCGGCATTGCTTGGGGATGATGGCTCCGCTTATACAGGCGTCAATGTGGAAAATGCCTCCTATGGTATAACAGTCTGCGCCGAAAGAGGCGCTATTGCCAAAGCGGTTTCGGAAGGGTGCAATAAGTTTGTAAAAATAGCGGTATATACGGATTGTTCGCCGCCGGCAACGCCATGCGGAGTCTGCCGTCAGATGTTATTCGAGTTTGCTCCCGATTTGCAAATTATCTGCGCCAATAATAAGAACGAAATTAACCGCTATTCAATGAAACAGCTTTTACCCGAGGCTTTCAGAAAGCGAGGCAGATAA
- a CDS encoding zinc ribbon domain-containing protein, protein MPTYQYKCTDCDYRFEEFQLITEEPLKKCPQCGGSVKRLISGGAGFLFKGSGFYITDHRSESYKRDAQNDKPIVEPASSSKKKETAKNKAV, encoded by the coding sequence ATGCCTACATACCAATATAAATGCACGGATTGTGATTACAGGTTCGAGGAGTTCCAGCTGATTACAGAAGAGCCGTTGAAAAAATGCCCCCAATGCGGCGGTTCTGTTAAAAGGCTGATTTCCGGCGGTGCTGGTTTTTTATTCAAAGGCTCCGGTTTTTATATCACCGATCACCGCTCGGAAAGCTACAAAAGAGATGCCCAAAACGACAAGCCCATTGTCGAGCCTGCAAGCAGTTCGAAGAAGAAAGAAACAGCCAAGAATAAAGCCGTATAG